In the Nitrospirales bacterium LBB_01 genome, one interval contains:
- a CDS encoding PAS domain S-box protein, with product MRTPGFLDKRKFAQPGAILSAIVDTVISGIVMIDASGTVELFNPAAEKFFGYASSEVIGNNVKMLMPEPYHSEHDGYLNNYVTTGKKKIIGIGREVRGRRKDGTTFPMELAVSEILDADTKRFVGVIMDISDRKEKEQQLSEQLNLAKFRAEVGVILASHESLQTMLQKTTEVIVNYLKVSFARIWTIEENMLELQASAGLYTHIDGGHARIPVGKFKIGKIAKEGKAHLTNSVQTDPLIGNPEWAKREGMTAFVGYPLIADDTVIGVVVAFSKNTLTQYAIDSMAAIAYNIAIAIKNKQAEEKLVKAKEEAEEANRLKSEFLDVMSHELRTPLTVMLGNIPLLKDVETLPEPEEIAEIAVDIEDSGKHLLALINDLLDFSKLEAEKMNLYREAVSVSDVINEVVTSLNKMAAGKSIPIEADTEDMEIYGDRIRIKQILYNLLGNALKFTDSGKITVSVKAENDLAYVSVADTGIGMKEKDLEVIFDKFRQVDGSVTRAAGGTGLGLAITKKLVEMHGGTIEVKSEYQKGSVFIFTVPLYRGSDGKNTNS from the coding sequence ATGAGGACACCCGGGTTCTTAGATAAGAGGAAATTCGCTCAGCCTGGCGCTATCTTATCGGCAATTGTTGACACCGTTATAAGCGGCATCGTTATGATTGACGCAAGCGGCACTGTGGAGCTTTTTAATCCTGCTGCGGAAAAATTTTTTGGATATGCCTCCTCAGAGGTAATTGGAAATAATGTGAAAATGCTGATGCCTGAGCCTTATCACAGCGAGCACGACGGCTATCTTAATAACTATGTAACTACCGGTAAGAAAAAAATTATAGGAATCGGCAGGGAGGTTAGAGGCAGACGAAAGGACGGCACTACTTTTCCCATGGAGCTTGCAGTTAGTGAAATCCTTGACGCCGATACCAAAAGATTTGTCGGTGTTATAATGGATATAAGCGACCGCAAAGAAAAAGAACAACAGTTGTCCGAGCAGTTAAACCTTGCAAAGTTCAGAGCTGAGGTTGGAGTCATTTTAGCTTCTCATGAATCGCTTCAAACTATGCTTCAAAAAACTACTGAGGTCATAGTCAACTATCTAAAAGTGTCTTTTGCCCGCATCTGGACTATTGAGGAAAATATGCTTGAGTTACAGGCAAGCGCTGGGCTCTACACACACATTGACGGAGGCCATGCAAGAATTCCGGTTGGAAAATTTAAAATCGGGAAGATTGCTAAAGAAGGTAAAGCGCATCTAACCAATAGTGTGCAGACGGATCCCTTAATCGGCAACCCCGAGTGGGCAAAACGTGAGGGGATGACAGCCTTTGTGGGATACCCGCTGATTGCCGATGACACAGTTATTGGTGTTGTTGTAGCGTTTTCAAAAAATACTCTGACCCAATATGCAATTGACTCAATGGCTGCCATTGCATACAACATTGCTATAGCCATTAAAAACAAACAAGCTGAGGAAAAATTAGTCAAAGCAAAAGAGGAGGCTGAGGAGGCTAACAGACTTAAGTCTGAATTTCTGGACGTGATGAGCCACGAGCTTCGTACTCCGCTTACCGTTATGCTTGGAAATATTCCACTGCTAAAAGACGTTGAAACTCTCCCTGAGCCTGAGGAGATTGCTGAGATTGCAGTGGACATTGAGGACTCCGGCAAACATCTGCTTGCCTTAATAAATGATTTACTTGATTTTTCCAAGCTTGAGGCGGAAAAAATGAATTTATACCGTGAGGCCGTGTCTGTCTCTGATGTGATTAACGAGGTGGTGACGTCTCTTAATAAAATGGCAGCCGGTAAATCCATACCTATCGAGGCTGACACTGAAGATATGGAAATATATGGCGATAGGATACGTATTAAGCAAATATTGTATAATCTACTTGGTAATGCTCTTAAATTTACCGATAGCGGTAAAATTACTGTATCAGTTAAAGCTGAAAACGATTTAGCATACGTTTCTGTTGCCGATACCGGTATAGGGATGAAAGAGAAAGACCTTGAGGTTATTTTTGATAAGTTTAGGCAAGTTGATGGAAGCGTAACAAGGGCAGCCGGAGGAACCGGTTTGGGCTTAGCTATTACCAAGAAATTGGTAGAAATGCACGGCGGCACTATAGAGGTTAAAAGCGAGTATCAAAAGGGGAGCGTGTTTATATTTACAGTACCGTTATACAGGGGGAGCGATGGCAAGAATACTAATAGTTGA
- a CDS encoding DUF3786 domain-containing protein, whose protein sequence is MTPIEIYKELPKTNCGQCAEKTCMALAILISKGSKTIDACPYLSKETVERLSGSIKTVDVTETILENLRVETEKINLEAAAAAIGAQIVENGIKIRCMGADYIIEKTGSIKTNAPVNVWINILLLIYVKMGSGLKDHQLSDAPIRWVSFDELKSGSMKTNSYKKESEIPLTTMFENDYTLTVDALMRIGAERYSDQPSDDAWIVYLLPKIPVLILYWKGDGEFPAAVKVLFPHDTDTFMDVESIIFLMRETVIALKEL, encoded by the coding sequence ATGACGCCCATAGAAATTTATAAAGAGTTGCCTAAGACCAATTGCGGGCAATGTGCTGAGAAAACCTGCATGGCGCTTGCAATCCTTATTTCAAAAGGTTCTAAAACTATTGATGCCTGCCCATATCTTTCCAAAGAAACCGTGGAGCGTCTGTCCGGTTCTATAAAAACCGTTGATGTAACCGAAACAATCCTTGAAAATCTCAGAGTGGAGACTGAGAAAATCAATCTTGAAGCAGCGGCTGCCGCTATCGGCGCTCAAATTGTTGAAAATGGAATTAAAATCCGCTGTATGGGAGCCGATTATATTATTGAAAAAACCGGCTCTATAAAAACCAATGCCCCTGTAAATGTCTGGATAAATATCCTGCTTTTAATTTATGTAAAAATGGGAAGCGGACTAAAAGACCACCAATTAAGTGACGCTCCTATTAGATGGGTCTCTTTTGATGAGCTAAAATCAGGCAGCATGAAAACCAATTCGTATAAAAAAGAGTCGGAAATCCCGCTGACTACGATGTTTGAAAACGATTACACCCTTACGGTTGATGCGCTTATGCGCATTGGAGCAGAGCGCTATTCTGACCAACCCTCAGACGACGCATGGATAGTATATCTCCTGCCTAAAATCCCCGTTTTAATCCTCTACTGGAAAGGCGACGGTGAATTCCCAGCAGCTGTAAAAGTTCTGTTCCCTCATGATACCGATACTTTCATGGACGTTGAGTCAATAATATTTTTGATGCGTGAGACTGTAATTGCCTTGAAAGAGCTATGA
- a CDS encoding ammonium transporter, with amino-acid sequence MMRIALTVCFTLIMTATAFAAEGGSQIDKADTAWILVSAAMVLLMTHGLAMFYGGMVRKKNVLGTIMHSFIAIAIVSVQWVVIGYSLAFGPDIKGIIGGLDWAFLRNVGLEPNPDYAGTVPHLAFMIYQAMFAVITPALISGALAERIKFSSFILFTVLWSTVIYAPVAHWVWGKGGWLGSLGVLDFAGGIVVHVTSGLSALAAALYVGKRKGYPHEITPPHNLPLTVIGTGILWFGWFGFNGGSALTSGALSTVAFVTSHIAAVAAVVTWVTIEWLQHGKPTVFGAATASVAGLATITPAAGYVSPMSALIIGILAGSVCYTALNLKPRLGYDDSLDAFGVHGVGGFIGTVCVGIFASLAFNEHGANGLINGNTKQFFIQTAAAAGVGIFSFVVTLILLKVVDIVTNGIRVNHENETEGLDVTQHGESGYYF; translated from the coding sequence ATGATGAGGATTGCTCTGACAGTTTGTTTCACTCTGATAATGACCGCAACAGCCTTTGCGGCAGAAGGAGGCTCTCAGATTGACAAAGCCGATACGGCATGGATACTGGTTTCTGCCGCTATGGTGCTTCTCATGACACACGGGTTGGCTATGTTTTATGGCGGCATGGTTAGAAAGAAAAATGTATTGGGCACAATTATGCACAGTTTTATAGCCATTGCTATTGTAAGCGTTCAGTGGGTAGTGATAGGGTACAGTTTGGCTTTTGGGCCTGATATTAAAGGAATTATCGGAGGGCTTGATTGGGCATTTTTAAGAAACGTTGGGCTTGAACCTAATCCAGACTACGCAGGTACTGTCCCTCATCTTGCATTTATGATCTATCAGGCGATGTTTGCCGTAATAACACCGGCTCTAATCAGCGGAGCTCTGGCTGAGAGGATAAAATTTTCATCCTTTATTTTATTTACTGTTTTATGGTCAACTGTTATTTATGCCCCGGTTGCCCACTGGGTATGGGGTAAAGGCGGATGGCTTGGCAGCTTAGGAGTGCTTGATTTCGCTGGCGGAATAGTCGTGCACGTTACATCAGGGCTTTCTGCGCTTGCTGCTGCGCTTTATGTCGGCAAACGAAAAGGCTACCCACATGAAATAACCCCTCCTCATAACCTTCCACTTACTGTAATAGGGACGGGGATATTGTGGTTCGGGTGGTTTGGTTTTAACGGCGGGAGTGCTCTGACCTCCGGCGCACTTAGCACTGTAGCATTTGTGACCTCACACATAGCAGCAGTGGCAGCGGTAGTTACATGGGTAACCATAGAATGGCTGCAACATGGTAAACCAACAGTGTTTGGTGCTGCTACGGCCTCAGTGGCGGGGCTTGCCACAATCACACCCGCTGCAGGGTATGTCTCTCCGATGTCTGCTCTGATTATAGGGATTTTGGCTGGATCTGTCTGCTACACAGCGCTTAACTTAAAACCCCGCCTTGGGTATGACGACTCACTTGACGCCTTTGGAGTTCACGGCGTTGGCGGCTTTATCGGAACCGTCTGTGTTGGGATATTTGCCTCGTTAGCTTTTAACGAACACGGCGCTAATGGATTAATCAATGGCAACACAAAACAGTTTTTTATACAGACTGCGGCTGCGGCAGGTGTCGGAATATTTTCATTTGTTGTAACTCTAATACTCCTAAAGGTAGTGGATATTGTCACTAATGGAATAAGAGTCAATCATGAAAATGAAACCGAAGGTCTTGATGTTACACAACACGGAGAAAGCGGGTATTATTTCTAA
- a CDS encoding hydrogenase maturation nickel metallochaperone HypA: protein MQIIRGTFDCMGCGETFIATYIEEKPKVCPSCKSGNIKLVGETKEVMGGGGCGCGCAH from the coding sequence ATGCAGATAATAAGAGGGACATTTGATTGTATGGGTTGTGGTGAGACTTTTATAGCAACATACATAGAGGAAAAACCAAAGGTGTGTCCAAGCTGCAAGAGTGGAAATATTAAGTTAGTGGGCGAGACCAAAGAAGTAATGGGCGGTGGAGGCTGCGGCTGCGGTTGCGCACATTAA
- a CDS encoding diguanylate cyclase, with the protein MADKILIVDDNEKIRNMVRRHLSKDGYQILEAQSGQEALDVIKQNTDIPDVILLDVMMPGMTGFETCTELRKLTGGELLYIIMLTAVTEINKKVEGLDRGADDYVTKPFDMDELMARVRTGLRTAKGRRDAVTDSLTEIYNRSFFNTILSSEAALSIRHKRSLCLVFLDIDHFKRINDTYGHGGGDAVLKSIGTILKSLCRKSDIPVRWGGEEFAVLLPETDIGGGEKFAENIRKTVEAHDFEGVGRVTASLGVSILTTNEQDMIKAADTALYSAKNGGRNKVVCFEHNML; encoded by the coding sequence GTGGCTGATAAAATACTGATAGTTGACGACAACGAAAAGATACGGAATATGGTGAGGCGTCATTTATCCAAAGACGGATACCAAATACTTGAAGCACAGTCGGGACAAGAGGCGCTTGATGTGATTAAACAAAATACCGATATTCCGGATGTTATACTTTTAGATGTAATGATGCCCGGTATGACTGGGTTTGAGACGTGCACGGAACTGCGTAAATTAACTGGGGGCGAACTGTTATACATAATTATGCTGACAGCGGTTACTGAAATCAACAAAAAGGTGGAGGGGTTGGACAGAGGGGCAGATGATTACGTTACAAAGCCGTTTGATATGGATGAGCTTATGGCACGGGTGCGTACAGGGCTAAGAACCGCCAAAGGCAGGCGGGATGCAGTAACTGATTCGCTCACTGAAATATATAATAGGAGTTTCTTTAACACCATTTTATCATCTGAGGCAGCCCTAAGTATAAGACACAAGCGTAGTCTGTGTCTGGTGTTTCTTGATATTGATCATTTTAAGCGAATAAATGACACATATGGGCACGGCGGAGGTGATGCTGTGTTAAAATCAATTGGAACAATTTTAAAAAGTTTGTGCAGAAAGAGCGACATACCTGTGCGTTGGGGCGGGGAGGAGTTTGCCGTGCTCCTTCCTGAGACAGATATTGGAGGCGGTGAAAAATTTGCAGAAAACATCAGAAAAACCGTTGAGGCACATGATTTTGAAGGAGTTGGCAGAGTGACGGCAAGCCTTGGGGTTTCAATATTGACCACAAACGAGCAGGATATGATTAAGGCGGCTGACACAGCGCTTTATTCCGCTAAAAACGGCGGCAGAAATAAAGTGGTATGTTTTGAACACAATATGCTATAA
- a CDS encoding PEGA domain-containing protein produces MEILNTLAIIIILGGILAIVYQVFIFMEHKSNLTITCDHLDSEVYVDGLLVGEPPVETRVSPGSHNILIKKVLDDGSYYMYDGVVNLGKGAVKNLDYVLQQKFTEKYFWQKATMSDEIADFKDYIDRYPEGAYAEEAAERIEELIYEKADDLKTCEEYLKLYHSGKHSVEIRAKMEEIAYTLCDTIKGCKLYIEKYPKGIYINDPQVKRVKKLLLSVHYSSAKTLEGHHGPVNCIGISEQRAFSGSDDKSIKMWDIPTGTMIYTYEGHSDGVSSIAISGKTMASASEDRTIIIWNLEENSILRRITGHEGWITTVAISGGFVVSGSEDKTIKIWNMESGALIKSIPAHTGTIWKVAVSGEKIISSSEDKTVKVWNMQSGELIKKFEGHADNVWSFDVAGDRIISVSWDDTIRAWDLKTGTALYTVKANSGRIYAVCVHNNKIFTGSWDRKIRVWDLNSGDHLMTLEGHQESVYAIVPMGEKIISASYDKSLIVWEVESEEKEDNSSDQAFM; encoded by the coding sequence ATGGAAATTCTGAATACTTTAGCGATAATTATAATACTTGGCGGAATTTTGGCCATCGTTTATCAGGTGTTTATATTTATGGAGCATAAGTCAAACCTGACAATAACGTGTGACCATCTGGACTCTGAGGTCTATGTGGATGGGCTGCTTGTGGGTGAGCCTCCGGTTGAAACGAGAGTATCTCCAGGTTCTCACAACATTTTAATAAAGAAAGTGCTTGACGATGGCAGCTATTATATGTACGATGGCGTAGTTAACTTAGGCAAAGGAGCAGTAAAGAATCTGGACTATGTGCTTCAACAGAAATTCACAGAGAAATACTTTTGGCAGAAAGCCACGATGTCTGATGAAATAGCTGATTTCAAGGACTATATAGACCGTTATCCTGAGGGCGCATATGCTGAGGAGGCGGCTGAGAGGATTGAAGAACTTATATACGAAAAAGCAGATGACTTAAAGACCTGCGAAGAGTATCTAAAACTCTATCACTCAGGAAAACATTCAGTAGAGATAAGAGCTAAAATGGAGGAGATAGCTTATACTCTCTGTGACACAATCAAAGGGTGCAAACTGTACATAGAAAAATACCCCAAAGGAATATACATAAATGACCCACAGGTAAAGCGTGTCAAAAAACTTCTCTTATCGGTGCACTATTCATCGGCAAAAACACTTGAAGGACATCACGGGCCTGTTAACTGTATCGGGATTTCGGAACAGAGGGCCTTCTCCGGCTCAGACGACAAATCCATAAAGATGTGGGATATTCCTACCGGCACAATGATATATACTTACGAGGGGCACTCAGACGGAGTTTCTTCAATAGCAATATCGGGTAAAACAATGGCCTCAGCCTCAGAAGACAGAACCATAATAATTTGGAATCTTGAAGAAAACAGCATTTTACGCAGAATCACCGGTCATGAGGGCTGGATTACCACAGTGGCCATCTCTGGAGGTTTTGTAGTGTCTGGGTCAGAAGACAAAACCATAAAGATATGGAATATGGAAAGCGGAGCTCTTATAAAATCCATCCCCGCCCATACCGGTACTATATGGAAAGTGGCAGTGTCCGGAGAGAAGATTATTTCCAGCTCTGAGGATAAAACCGTAAAGGTCTGGAACATGCAATCCGGTGAGTTAATAAAGAAATTTGAAGGGCACGCCGATAACGTGTGGTCTTTTGATGTGGCAGGAGACAGGATAATTTCTGTGTCGTGGGACGATACGATAAGAGCATGGGATTTAAAAACCGGTACGGCTTTATACACGGTAAAAGCAAACTCAGGAAGGATTTATGCAGTTTGCGTGCACAATAATAAGATATTTACCGGCTCATGGGATAGAAAGATTCGTGTCTGGGACCTTAATAGCGGAGACCATCTGATGACATTGGAGGGACACCAGGAGAGCGTATATGCAATAGTGCCCATGGGAGAGAAAATAATCTCTGCCTCTTACGACAAATCTCTTATCGTATGGGAGGTAGAATCTGAGGAAAAAGAGGATAACTCCAGCGATCAGGCGTTTATGTAG
- a CDS encoding menaquinone biosynthesis protein — MLKIGKINFANLFPIFHCLEKEHLYEIISGVPSELNSLIREGKIDVSPSSSIEYLRHPELYNLIEEHSVSSFGAIKSILLFSAYDISSLDGKTVLVSFQSETSVALLKVICYEFYGITVNVEISDTPLIEGLTTHPAYLLIGDNALFESRRSVVIGRKLYTYDLGQLWYEHTGLPFVFALWIARKDCNPKLLSEFKISLMQAKKRALNTLSEIALLSPYPVAILSKDMLVSYWENISYDLTEKHMQGLKLFESYLKK, encoded by the coding sequence ATGCTGAAAATCGGGAAAATTAACTTTGCCAATTTGTTTCCAATTTTTCATTGTCTTGAAAAAGAGCATCTGTACGAAATAATCTCAGGAGTGCCCTCAGAGCTTAACTCACTAATAAGAGAGGGGAAAATTGACGTAAGCCCGTCGTCTTCTATTGAGTATCTGAGACATCCAGAGCTTTATAATCTTATTGAAGAGCACTCGGTAAGCTCCTTTGGCGCTATAAAAAGTATTTTACTTTTTAGTGCATACGATATTAGCTCCCTTGACGGCAAGACCGTTTTGGTCTCTTTTCAATCGGAGACGTCGGTAGCGCTTCTTAAAGTTATCTGCTATGAATTTTATGGAATAACTGTCAACGTGGAAATATCGGACACTCCTCTTATCGAGGGACTTACCACACACCCCGCCTACTTGCTAATTGGTGATAACGCTCTTTTTGAAAGCCGCCGCTCTGTTGTCATTGGCAGAAAACTCTACACCTACGACCTTGGACAGCTTTGGTATGAGCACACCGGATTGCCGTTTGTCTTCGCACTTTGGATAGCAAGAAAGGACTGTAACCCAAAACTGCTGTCTGAGTTTAAAATTTCACTGATGCAAGCAAAAAAACGAGCGTTAAACACCCTTTCAGAAATCGCCTTACTCTCCCCCTACCCTGTTGCAATACTTTCCAAAGACATGCTCGTCTCATACTGGGAAAATATCTCATACGACCTTACTGAAAAACACATGCAAGGTCTAAAACTATTTGAAAGTTATCTAAAAAAATAA
- a CDS encoding class I SAM-dependent methyltransferase, translating into MKSKEHWDRVYTCKQTTEVSWFEAHPEMSLRMIKSTGVQVDGAIIDVGGGASTLSDVLIADGYQKITVLDISAAALQKSKERLGELAHRVKWLDADITETKLPDNYDIWHDRAVFHFLTDADDRKKYVDTLRESLNSGGYVIISTFSIEGPMKCSGLDVVRYSPETLHRELGDDFTLEESVNVEHVTPAKGVQKFICCCFKRES; encoded by the coding sequence ATGAAAAGTAAAGAGCACTGGGACAGAGTTTATACATGTAAGCAGACCACAGAGGTCAGTTGGTTTGAGGCACATCCTGAGATGTCTCTCCGGATGATAAAATCCACTGGGGTGCAAGTTGACGGGGCCATAATAGATGTCGGCGGCGGCGCATCAACTCTTTCGGATGTGCTTATTGCTGATGGTTATCAAAAAATCACCGTGCTGGACATTTCAGCCGCAGCGTTACAGAAATCAAAAGAACGGCTCGGTGAACTTGCACATAGGGTTAAGTGGCTTGATGCAGACATTACTGAGACCAAACTCCCCGACAATTACGACATATGGCACGACCGCGCTGTATTTCACTTTCTTACCGATGCCGATGACCGCAAAAAATATGTTGATACGCTAAGAGAATCCTTAAACTCAGGCGGATACGTCATCATATCAACATTTTCCATAGAGGGGCCAATGAAATGCAGCGGTCTGGATGTGGTAAGATATAGCCCTGAGACACTTCATCGTGAGTTGGGAGATGATTTTACACTTGAGGAATCTGTCAATGTTGAACATGTTACTCCGGCAAAAGGTGTGCAGAAGTTTATTTGCTGCTGCTTTAAAAGAGAGTCCTGA
- a CDS encoding DegQ family serine endoprotease, whose amino-acid sequence MSSAKRKTLLGVLLLLSGIIAGLVLSSSLNIHNQSIAQSKEVSLQSKSILDQLSTALTEVSDAAKPSVVNISITKKVSVQNSFGNFFDDPMFKRFFGDESPFHSQPNKKHESKALGSGVIVREDGYILTNSHVVKDVDEIMVKLSDKTEYKGKVIGADPKTDLAVVKIEAKNLPVLKIADSDKLRVGDVVLAIGNPYGLSQTVTMGIVSAVGRSDVGIADYEDFIQIDAAINPGNSGGALVNSHAELVGVNTAIFSTSGGYQGIGFAIPSNMVKSVMESLMKSGKVVRGWLGVNIQPLTPELAKSFGTKLQKGVLVADVMDGGPAEKAGLKRGDVIISFEGKDAESTRMLRNMVAATKPGTSVSLVIVRDSKEMTVKMTIGELPDEKQIAKTEPSEQSQQSRLKGLSVQDLTQSIKERFNIPAKVTGVIVTNVSEESPAASVLKQGDVIQEINRKRINSIKDYEHVLNSLKKDDDLLLLINRGGSFIYVTISNKQ is encoded by the coding sequence ATGTCGTCTGCAAAGAGGAAAACTCTTCTTGGAGTGTTATTGTTACTAAGCGGAATAATTGCTGGGTTAGTGCTGTCGTCAAGCCTTAACATCCATAACCAATCAATAGCTCAGAGTAAAGAAGTGTCACTGCAGAGCAAGTCCATACTTGATCAGCTCAGTACGGCTCTTACTGAGGTCTCAGATGCTGCAAAGCCTTCTGTGGTTAATATATCTATCACTAAGAAAGTTTCCGTGCAAAACTCCTTTGGAAACTTCTTTGACGACCCCATGTTTAAGAGGTTTTTCGGGGACGAATCTCCCTTTCACTCTCAACCTAACAAGAAACATGAATCCAAAGCGCTTGGCTCAGGTGTAATAGTGCGTGAGGATGGGTATATTCTTACCAACAGCCACGTAGTTAAAGACGTGGATGAGATAATGGTGAAACTTTCGGACAAAACCGAATATAAGGGCAAGGTGATAGGCGCTGACCCTAAAACAGACCTTGCAGTTGTCAAAATAGAGGCTAAAAACTTGCCAGTGCTTAAAATTGCCGACTCCGATAAACTTCGCGTTGGCGATGTGGTGCTGGCTATAGGTAACCCGTATGGTCTTAGCCAGACAGTTACAATGGGGATAGTCAGTGCTGTTGGCAGATCAGATGTCGGAATAGCCGATTATGAGGATTTCATCCAGATAGATGCAGCAATCAATCCCGGCAATTCAGGCGGTGCTCTGGTTAACAGCCATGCCGAGCTTGTGGGAGTTAATACGGCGATATTTTCAACAAGCGGCGGCTATCAGGGAATAGGGTTTGCCATACCTTCTAACATGGTCAAATCTGTCATGGAAAGCCTAATGAAAAGCGGCAAAGTGGTTAGGGGCTGGTTAGGAGTAAATATACAACCGTTGACTCCCGAGCTTGCAAAGTCATTTGGTACGAAATTACAGAAGGGAGTTCTGGTAGCCGATGTGATGGATGGCGGTCCGGCTGAAAAGGCAGGACTTAAGCGCGGAGACGTTATAATCTCCTTTGAGGGTAAAGACGCCGAATCAACAAGGATGCTGAGAAATATGGTAGCTGCTACCAAACCCGGCACTTCAGTTTCCCTTGTAATTGTGCGTGACAGTAAAGAGATGACTGTAAAGATGACTATTGGCGAGCTGCCAGATGAAAAACAGATTGCAAAGACGGAACCCTCTGAGCAATCCCAACAAAGCAGGCTAAAAGGCTTAAGCGTTCAGGATTTGACCCAGTCTATAAAGGAGAGATTCAATATACCTGCAAAAGTCACCGGCGTTATCGTTACAAATGTCTCCGAGGAAAGCCCTGCAGCCTCTGTTTTGAAACAGGGGGATGTCATTCAGGAGATAAACAGAAAACGCATAAACAGTATAAAAGACTACGAGCACGTTTTAAATAGTCTGAAAAAGGACGACGATTTGCTTTTGCTCATTAATCGCGGCGGCTCATTTATATACGTTACGATTTCAAATAAACAGTAA
- a CDS encoding response regulator, translating into MARILIVDDSVSISRMLQRRLKKSGHEVYTAENGKIGVEMALSFNPDLTLMDMHMPVLNGYEATAYLRNQGYEGKIYALTASAMAHEANKSIESGCDGFLSKPVLEDFEKTLISILEKKRG; encoded by the coding sequence ATGGCAAGAATACTAATAGTTGACGATAGTGTCAGTATATCAAGAATGCTACAACGGAGGCTTAAAAAGTCTGGACATGAGGTTTACACAGCGGAAAATGGTAAGATTGGAGTTGAAATGGCGCTTTCATTCAACCCTGACCTGACGCTGATGGATATGCACATGCCTGTGCTAAACGGTTATGAAGCAACTGCGTATTTAAGAAATCAAGGCTACGAAGGGAAAATCTATGCGCTTACCGCCTCAGCTATGGCACATGAGGCAAATAAATCTATTGAGTCAGGATGCGATGGTTTCCTTTCTAAACCTGTGTTAGAAGATTTTGAAAAAACTCTGATTTCAATATTGGAGAAAAAACGTGGCTGA